CAACTAAATCAAAATATTTATTTAATTTAGTTACTAAAACTCTTGATTCTTGAACATATTTTATACCATTTGTTGCGACAACGATTTTTATTTTCTTATATATTTTTTCAAGTACTTGTATTGTGTCTTCTATAATATCATCTGCTTTGGCTAAATAGTCTAAGTACACTTTATTTGCATCTATATCTATTTTAATGCCAATAGTTTCAAAGAAATCTTTAAATCTATTGTTTAATAGATATTGTTTAGTAATTTCTCCATTTTCAAATTTTTTCCAATAACTTCTATTAATTTTATTATATATTTCTAAATATTCATTTTTAAATTCAATGTTTAAAAAATTAAAAAGTTTTTTCATACATTTAGGGTGTGATGCTTTGAAATCTAGAATAGTATCATCTAAATCTAATAATATTAGTTTATATTTCATGTTTAATTCTCCTTTTTATATTGTTAAACTTTTATCTCCTTCAATGAATATTCCTTGATATTCATCTACTCTTTGTACCATATATCTATCATTTTCTTTATCTATTAATTTTTTAAAATCATCAGTTCTATTTCTATCTATTAAAAGTGATAATTTAGTGTCTTTATAGTTAGTTAGCATAGCTTCATCCCCCATACTATCACCGGCAACTATTAAAGGACCTTTATTATATAATGGATAAATATATTTATCTATGGTTTTAACTTTTTCTTTTCCCATAGGCTGTATAGCATTTGAATCAAAAAAACCTGTAAATTTATCATTTTCGATTTCTAAAGTCATACCATATATTTTAGTAATATATTTACTAATTGGTTTTAATACTTCTTCAACAATTATAGTTGCAGATGCTGAAACTACATAAATATCAATATTGTTTTCATACATGGATTTTATAAGGCTTTTCATTTCCATACTAATGCTAAGTCCAGTTTTAAAATTTGATTTGTTATTATTATATTTAAATTCTTCAATATCAAAATTTAAACCTTTATGATATGAAATTGCTCTTTTTGTAATTTCTAAAATTTCACTTATATCTTTATTAGACAGCATTATAAAGGTAATATCAACTTTATATTCTATATATAACATTCTTATCATGTATTCATAATTTGCTTGAAATTCTAACACTTCAAGACTTGTTAGTTCTTTATTAAAAGTTTTAGAGTATAGATTTATAAATTTTTCTATTTCTCTTTTTTGGCTTGAAAATCTAGGAAGTAATTTATTTCTTAATTCATCTATACTAATAGTAAATAACATATTTTTTAATATATAATGAGTAGTTGCAAATTGAATATCATTCATCAATATGGTATTATCACAATCTAAAACTATGTAGTTTTTTCCGTTTTTTTCTTTTATAATTTCTTTTAATTTATTTGAAATTTTCTTATTGAACATTTAATCACCCTAGTAACATTTTATAATATAGAGTATACGAAATCAAGAAAAATATTATAAACACTTATTTTATTATTTATAAATTTGGTGAATCATTTGGTATACCTGATTTTTTTATTAAACTATTTTCTTTTCTTATCCATTCATACCAACCACCTGCATATACACCTATATTTTCATAACCTAGAGCTTTTGCTAAGTAATATGCTTCTGATGCTCTCCAACCTGTACCACAATGAAATGAGATTTTTTTATTTTTTGTTATTCCCCATTTTTCCCATCTGTCCTTACATATTTCATAGTTGAATAATGTATTATCTATATTTCTGTAATCTTCCATGGCATATGGATTAGAACCTGAATGAGCAAATCTAGAGTTTTTAATATCGCCTAGTTTATCTATATAACTATAACCTGTTGTTTTCCCCATATATTCTGGAATACTTCTTACAGAAGCTATAACGGAATTTTCATCATTTATTAATTTTAATTCTTCATCATAAGTTATAAGAATAGAATTTTTATTTTCTATAGTTCCGAAATTAGATTTAGATGATATATTAATTTTAGTTTCTAGTTTTCTATTTTCAAGTTTCCATAATTTTTTTCCGCCATTTATAACTTTTATATTTTTTACTCCTACATATTCCATAATAAATGCGGCTCTAAAACATGCTATCGTTGCTTTTTCAGTGCCATATAAAATTACAAGTGTATCTTTATCAATACCTAGATTTTCTAAAACTTCTTTTATTTTATTATTATCTGGTATTTGCCAAAATTTATCAGCTATAGAACTATCTATATTTGAGTATAAATCTAAATTTAATTCACCTGGATTATCATTTATATCATCTGATGATACATTAAGTGCAGTTTTTATATGTCCAGATGAATATTCATTTACTTCATTTGGAAGAGATACTTCAATAATTTTAAATGTTTTTCCGTTATATTTTTCAGGATTTTTATCATCTAATAGGGCTTGTACCCAACGCGGAGATACATACATATCGTAGTTTTTAAGTTTATTTAGATTTTTATTTATTTTTACATAACTTTTAATACCATCATTTAATATATATAAATCTGTAAAACCAAGATTTATATATTTATTATATTCTTCTTTTGTTATTGATTCATCAGAATATATAACAGTTTTTTTATTTTTATCTATATTTTTTCTTTTTAACTCTAAATTAAGTTTATCTTTATCAAAATCTAACCAAGCAATAGGAAAATCTATAGCATTTGGTATATGACCACTTATACCAAAACTATTTTTCCAACCTATATAATATTCTTCATCCCTTATGTCTATAATTTGAATATTATTATTTAAATTTTTTGAAAGTAGTTTTTTCATTTTACTAACCCCCTTGATATTGGCGGTACTGTAAAGTATACAGC
This portion of the Oceanivirga salmonicida genome encodes:
- a CDS encoding YjjG family noncanonical pyrimidine nucleotidase — encoded protein: MKYKLILLDLDDTILDFKASHPKCMKKLFNFLNIEFKNEYLEIYNKINRSYWKKFENGEITKQYLLNNRFKDFFETIGIKIDIDANKVYLDYLAKADDIIEDTIQVLEKIYKKIKIVVATNGIKYVQESRVLVTKLNKYFDLVVTSEEATHGKPDANFFDFCLKNYSHINKNEILMIGDSLRTDIIGGINYGIDTCWFNPNSNETELKPTYIIKDLKEILDIIN
- a CDS encoding HAD-IB family phosphatase, with translation MFNKKISNKLKEIIKEKNGKNYIVLDCDNTILMNDIQFATTHYILKNMLFTISIDELRNKLLPRFSSQKREIEKFINLYSKTFNKELTSLEVLEFQANYEYMIRMLYIEYKVDITFIMLSNKDISEILEITKRAISYHKGLNFDIEEFKYNNNKSNFKTGLSISMEMKSLIKSMYENNIDIYVVSASATIIVEEVLKPISKYITKIYGMTLEIENDKFTGFFDSNAIQPMGKEKVKTIDKYIYPLYNKGPLIVAGDSMGDEAMLTNYKDTKLSLLIDRNRTDDFKKLIDKENDRYMVQRVDEYQGIFIEGDKSLTI
- a CDS encoding rhodanese-like domain-containing protein; the encoded protein is MKKLLSKNLNNNIQIIDIRDEEYYIGWKNSFGISGHIPNAIDFPIAWLDFDKDKLNLELKRKNIDKNKKTVIYSDESITKEEYNKYINLGFTDLYILNDGIKSYVKINKNLNKLKNYDMYVSPRWVQALLDDKNPEKYNGKTFKIIEVSLPNEVNEYSSGHIKTALNVSSDDINDNPGELNLDLYSNIDSSIADKFWQIPDNNKIKEVLENLGIDKDTLVILYGTEKATIACFRAAFIMEYVGVKNIKVINGGKKLWKLENRKLETKINISSKSNFGTIENKNSILITYDEELKLINDENSVIASVRSIPEYMGKTTGYSYIDKLGDIKNSRFAHSGSNPYAMEDYRNIDNTLFNYEICKDRWEKWGITKNKKISFHCGTGWRASEAYYLAKALGYENIGVYAGGWYEWIRKENSLIKKSGIPNDSPNL